A stretch of DNA from Rhizoctonia solani chromosome 9, complete sequence:
CGGGCAGACCAAAAGACTCATACGCACAATACTGGCGCTGATACGCGTGTGCATAAACCCAGTGTTGAGAGACTGGGCAACCAAATTACCTAGTATTGAGTTTGCAGTAAACTCAGCTAGATTGGAGACCACTGGGTTCAGTCCATTTGCACTGAATTATGGACAAACCCCACATCCAATATTAGTGCCAACCAATACTGACATGTACAGGGTACGCAATGCAGCCCGCAACATCAAATACGCACTAATGATAGCACACAATGCCATCATTGGTTTGCAAATAAGTCAGATGgtcaaagctaacaggcatAGAAGACCTTCACCGTTTAAGACCAACAACTTAGTATATGTTAGTACCAAGAACATGAGAGTGCCGCTGGGGAAACCACACAAGCTATTGGCGCAATGGATTGGGCCAGTAAGAATAGATGGTGTGGTCAAGGAAGGGGCCACTTACCACGTAGAGTTGCCCAACAACTTGAAGCAAAGAGGAATGAAGCCAATATTCCACGCGTTGCTACTGAAACCACATGTACCATATGAGGATTGTTGCTTCCCAGGAAGGAACTACAAGCAGATAGCCTCCTTAGAAGCcaatgatgatgaatgggtGGTTGAGCGGATAGGTGGACATTGCAGCAAGGGGAATAACGCAATGTTTGAGATAGTATGGCAATTGGGAGACTgtacctgggaatcatacCACATGGTACGGCACCTTGAGGCCCTAAGACAATATTTTGAAGCTTTAGGAATCAGCCGCACTAAAGAGCTACTGTGGAAAGAAGACAGGGAAGTACTGTATGATGAGCTTAGCAATAGTGGGTCTGAAACCCTCAAATGCGCAAGCGTAGGGGTACTTAAGGAAGCAATATGGGAACCTCAACCAGTCATCAGCACCATACCTCATTGCTTAAGACTAGATCCTTTATTATCACATTTGACTCTATCTACAAAATGTACTACGGCTGGCAAAGACGCCGCAGTTGCAACCAAGAACGGCGGCGGGATGCACCACCAGCGTACAACCCAGGGCCCAACAAACAAGTTGATGCAGGTTTACTACGGCTGCTCAACACGGTGGCCCAGACCAGCCTCAAAACCGTTAGGGCAAGAAACGCCCCACCCCCCCATAGGGGAAGGCAAGGACAGTTTGGGAGGCCAAACATGGCCAGGTCCCTGCATGTTGGGAGAGGTCAGATGGTCCTGTACAAAGGTATTATTGGCGTCAGTACCAATGGGCCATTGCGTGCACAACCAAGAGAGCAGACTTACCAAGGGTCATCTACAGGAAGACGCCTTAAACAGCAATGCACTCAACCTAATGCTAGGAATTGCAGCCAATCACCTACCAGAAGCACGTCAGCCTCCCGGTCCAGCAATGGATCCACCGTACAAGGAAGAAGTACCTCAACCAAGCATGGACAAAGAACGCAAACAGGAAGAAAACAAGCGCGTACCCAATCCAGTCCCTACAACCCTACTGGATCCGGTCAAGAGGGGACCGGCAAATCATCCAAGGAGACCAGCGACAGAACCAACCCAGGCAGGGACGGTTGGACTGCAAGTCAACAAGCTGGCAAGGAAGGTATTGCAGGCAATTCTCTTGGTCAAGAACGTCATATCAGTAACCACGACTCTAAGCAAACACGTGAAGAGGACTCACCAGCGGGTCATAGACAGGGAGTGGGACATCATGGAAGACATGTCCCGTATTGCGCTTTGAGCACTAAGGATAGAAGACAAACCCAGGATTGGGAACGCAAACTACCCCCAGGAGCTGATCAGGCAGGCGTATCCCATGCCCCAGATGCCAGAGTTGACAGAGAGGGCAATTGACAACCTCATACTGGGGATTGAGGAGCACTGGGCAACGGTCAGGggtgttatagagtagggttttatgactatgtaattatatatagaatataataaagtgattaatagatcagttatctatggatacaaaaggcaatagactagctatataagggtaaattaggttagtaatcagggtgatccctacacttaacaagtaatcaagcaattactgcagatgcaggtggttggttatgcttatacctatagtatgaaagttagtactgagtcttagttacctactataatttatctggatttgttagtaatttatttgactgagattgcactcagttaaggtgtatatgccactctcaaggccttaaactctcccaactgatttactcaagaggttcagggccgccctagagcctttcctagctacccagtatctgttgggaccttgctagaggctatatgcgccgagataccttacaggttaagttcagtgagcttaagaggctaagaaagcgaaataagacactctaaactaagctaagaagatctaatagatcttcaagttcacacaaggggtaagaatgggatgaaaagaaggttgtattcaaagggtctccctcagggggtttatataccccagagggagaacaaataactatatacatgatgtacaaaagaggaagttacatgagaggtacagtctgagctatttgatacataaagaccaattagtcccaataagtcctagtgggatagactcaaggctatttacagaatgttctagagcatacatgactaaattacattagtgtgaatgctaaaaataaccttgaggcaaggtaggatctcatagaaaaagctagaaacttaaatggttagtatctccatcaatttggctcagaatcagacgattcctttttaggaactgagatgccggagcctccgacctattggtatttgtccgcatagtaatatgcctatttcccaccgagatatcggcgtcggcgcgccccgccgacctttggcgcttatttgcaattactaagcgctggcgcttgcatgcttacttgcacttgttctatggtctataagtaccgttcctacatataaatgcatgatacaaaaaatgctataaatgatagaaataatattatgaccacttcgcataatcagacgtgtatatatgcaagcgcaatgaggaaataaagtataaaaggtcttgtagcaccgccagtttccaaatatagtaatattcatgcccatatttggataaagcaagtatgattactccagttcgcactattcactattggcaattaggggcgcatatgtctaaattagtcattccataacagggGGAACAAGGCAACTTTGAGACACTACGTACTGTTGAGGCTCCCAAATCCAGCATTGGagaggacaaggacaagCCCTCACCTGGTAGCAACGCAGGAGCCAAGCCAGCCATTGTTGGTGACCAAGACGACCCAGATGTCCGCAATGCCACTGACCACGTTGCCAAGTGGACCAACCTTGGGCCAGACATTGAGATGCGGGACGCCAACAAGGGACTCAAGACCATCAAGCCTGAACAACCTTGCATCTCCCCAAGGAAGCTTGAACTCAAGCAATCTTCTATGCGTTGAGGATCTGATCAAAACAACGGAAAAGGAGGAGAGCAAACTGacggaggaaagggagggAAGTGAATAAGGTGGCTATATGCCACCTGGAGGGCAAGTGTAAGGAATGCAAGATATTTGTATATTTACTCTACTATACAAATATCCCTTACATAATTGAATCGGCTATGCTCACCCAACTTACCACCTTGGCCCACCTTTGtctttgttattgtttgtatctgatttctaactatatactctcgtttggtttattctgcttactcatgtacaaaccccgttgaccttataaggtcccagGGGGGATCTTCTGataactgtctttactttcaaccacaacaatcaagtgttttacggattgtcattacctTGGCAACATGGTTGCCATTGACGTTTGTATTTACAGTAGTGGACAATAAGTGAAACCTTACACACGTGAGTTTACCCAGCGACAGGAGAATGTTTGGCCCCAGCTTACTGTCCATCTAACCAAGTAGCTTGGACCAGTGTTAGTTTGCGTGAAGTGCAGTGTAGTGCTCAAAAAGCTGGCACAGCCAAAGTTGGTCAGTCTTGGAGCTCTGTTGCGGTTGATAAGAACGTTTGCCTGTAGTAAGTTTTTCAGGGAGTCAAGAAAGCTGAGATTGGTATGCCTTGTACTCCTTTCAGGTCCCCATGTACCTGATGAACCAAGGTCAAACATTGAGGCAAAGGTGGGTGACAGCCTGGTTTTGATATGCAGTCACTCTACTCACAATGTCCATGCTGTGTAGGTATAAGACTCCTGCGCAGATAGACTTACTCTGGGAGTCTGGCGTGAAGACGCCTGATGGATAGAGACACGTAACACCAACTCAACTCACTAGCTTGCATCTGTTGACCGTTGGGTTGCATGACAGGTAGTGTGGCATGTTTCTGTTGTCTTCCCACTCAGACACCATTGCCAAACATTTGCGGAATACTGTCAGGCCAATCAGCTCAACAACATTGGGATGCTGGCATTTCAACCATGTATGAATCTCTTGTGCGGCTCGCTGAACATGACTCATCCTATTCTCTCTAACTCTCACTCTtgttcatactttgtaattagttaaaccattaatatatatttgtttctatatacaattcacttctttctacaggttatgagccctgCCTGAATGCTTATAGCCTACTTGTACATAGAAACTTATATGTACATACCAAGTACTCAACCTAACCCTTAGACACTATGACTGACCCCTCAGGAGCAAATGCCGGCAGCACTGGCAGTTTGCATTGGATCCCTCCCTTACAAGGAGCCAACAACTATAATGTTTGGCATATCCAAATGGAGGACATACTCACCAACCTTGATTTATATGGACACGCAGACAGATCAAAACTCAAACCAAACCCTAAGGTAGAAGTTGCAATCACTGGCCATAAAGACAATGAAGGTAACCGCTTACCTGACTTGGAAGTTGACAGCAATAACCCCTTATATGCATCTTGGATTAAAGCTGACCGCAAAGCGCTATCAAACATAAGACTAAGAGTTGACAGAAGTGTACTTACACACATACAAGGTTGTACAACTGCCACCAATGCCTGGTCTACATTAGAAGCCACATTCCAAGTCAAAGGTACTGTTGGACTCATTGACTTACAGAGACAATTCTTCAGTCATTGGATGACTGATGGTGaagacattgaggaacacATCCAGCAAATGCGCGGATGGTACCAACAAATATACAGTATCAGTAAGGACTCATGCACTGAGGTCAATTGGATAACAATGCTCATTGCAAGCTTACCTGATAGCTGGGATACGTTTACGCAATTGGTAAACTTCCAATTCAATCTAGACAACAAGAACAAACAAGCAAATCAAATCAGCAATTTGAGGTTGCAAATATTAGCAGAATCCCACCATAGGAATACTAGAGGTACTGATGGAAAGGCATTCTTTAGTACAAATAAACCAACTGTAAATAGAGCTATATGTACCAATGGTAAAGGTCCAGATAAGACTAAGTCAAAATGCAACAACTGTGGACAACTTGGCCATTGGATAGCTGAGTGCCAAAGCCCTGGTGGAGGTGCATTCAAATCAGGAAATAAAGGTAATGGACAAAACAGATGAATAAACTTACCAAATAAAACCCAATTTAACAATGCAAGAATGCATATAGCTGTGGAAAAGTCCACATCAGCCAACTACGCATTCTCAACCATTGAGGAATCATACGGAATCATTAGTAAGCTAACAAACTCATGGATAGCCAATAGCAGAACAACAACTCACATATTGAACAACCAGAACTTattttccaaatatagtaagtCATCTGGATATGTATCCGGCATATCTGGAAGCAAGCCAATAATTGGCTGAGGGACAATAGAACTTGAATGTCTAAGTAACCCCAAGACAAACAAGTATGTTACCATTAGACTTACTAATGTAGCTCATGTGCCAAGCTCACCTGTGAACTTTATGAGTCTATCTTTGATAACTGATAAAGGCTTCCAAGTTTCAATGGATTGAGACTGCTTAGTAATATATGGACCAAACAATGAATGTATTACTTATGGTTCAAAGCTCAAAGAATGTGCAAAAGGGAATTTGTGGAAAATAAATGCACATCACATTAACAAACAAAATGCAAACAATAAGCCCACTGAACTGGCACTTGTTAAACAAACTGGTCAAACTTGGTTCAACTGGCATAAAGTTCTCAGGCACATTGGCCTGCAAGCTCTCCAACACCTAAAAAACACCAACGCTGTAAAAGGTATGGAAATAGCTGACAACACCATTGGACTTAACTTTGAATgtgatgtatgcgcacaAACAAAGGCCCACACTCAACCATTCCCCaaagaattggcaacaaaagtCTCCAATATAGGTGAGTTAGTAGTAACCAATGTATGGGTACTGGCCCAAACTCCTTCAATTGGTCAATACAAGTACTATGTATCATTCATGGATGTAGCTACACAATTTACTTGTTTAGGTTTCTTAAGACCCAAAGATGAAACATTGAACAAATATAAATCATTCAAAGCAATACTAAATACACAAAAAGATAAGAAAATTAAGAAAGTTTGCTTTGATAACAGTAGGGAATTTGTGAATAAAGACTGGATTGAGCATGCCGCTCAAAGGGGGACTATTTTGGAAACTATGGCCCTGTATTCAGCCCAACAAAACAGCATTGCTGAAAGGTTGAATCAAACACTCACCAAGAAAGCAcaagtgttataacctcctaacatataccattagaattgcctgaattttctattatttttagtattttttacggacttgatatcttatgttttttgatcacgtgatctcggcgcttataatgccgagatgccgcgccaagatgccgtgccaagggcgcttaggagaaatccacgcttctgccagcccgcagcatgcttctcattttgtcttctgtacttctttctctcacgtgcacagaccatgtaaatagtgtgctttgtctatatatacagcaggaaaattgcttggagacaccaagtcaattttaccttgtctcttactcattagagaaggtgatcagccagctaagtagcaggcccccagtagtactcagacgctcactgtcgtgcaccactgtaaggtgggcacacgctagtggggttgggcgcttaaggccgtactactacaggcaacACGTAggtaatctaactaacaaGGCTATGCTActtccgcttaaggcggactactactactaaaCTAacgcaaaggggccttaggcctggaggtgtggtaggttaaggggtggtgagcgtctgagtactactgggggcctgctacttagctggctgactaatcctcctcaatgaatatgagacaaggtaaaattgacttggggtttccaagtgatttccctgctgtatatatagacataggtgcgctatctacatggtctgtgcgcgtgagaaaggaagtacatggtgagaaaaggaagcgtgctgcgggctgcgcaggagcgtggatttctcctaagcgcccttggcacggcatctcggcgcggcatctcggcataataagcgccgagatcacgtgatcgaaaaacaaaagataatgagttcgtaaaaaatagtaaaaatagtagaaaaattgtccggttctagtggtatatgtaaggaggttataacactcaccccctatattcactcatcacacctcccaggcctccagcccccttgtcaacagtagatagAAGTAGAGTGCCTTAAGCGctgttagtatagccttacttagttagtttacataagcaagtgtagtagtacagccacaagcgcccgcccactagcgtgtacccaaccttactgtcataacctcctaaatgataccattggaattggacgatttttctactattttactattttttacggactctatatcttttgtttttcaatcacgtgatctcggcgcttattacgccgagatgccgcgccgagatgccgtgccaagggcgcttaggagaaatccacgcttctgcgcagcccacagcacactTCCTTTGTCACAtctatacttcttttctcacaagctttgaccacctgtagatagttctcttgtgtataaatataagaggaaaattgcttggaaaccccaagtcaattttaccttgtctcataccattgaggaggaccttcagccagctaagtagccagccccccccccagtagtacagaagttaacccccttATTGcgctcatcacacctcccaggcctaaggccccattgtcactagtagttagtagaagcCCACCTTACgtggcagtagtatagcctagttagatagttagataagctttgtcagtagtagtacggccataagcacccgcccactagcaagtacccaaccttacagttggcgtacaacattgtaaattGACTTTgtgtaggctttgattgacaacaagaggacctccagtactagcacaagggaaatcacgtgaacggACTTGCATTttgctattaataatcaaactagtgTTGGTCccatgtagtaccaaattgctataaggctgacaggctctgattgcccgcataacccaagttttgccggaactctgcaagtagcgctcctagacagccaaAATACCcacttgcaaaaaacccgcacatatcaaaattgccagatctgttgatttgctgtagggattgtccaacgatAGGTACTTGATGCAAGGAGTTAGCAAATAACACCTtgcacaaaaaccgctcataagtcctgtatcaggcacctatccccccacgccgtctcagAAATTCCATctacacgctctggcgtccctcatCCCTACCCCTGCCCTTCCAGTTGTTCCAGTTGCCACTCAGTTCCATCctgttcccaaccacccacttgcagcccatctccctctttgcaagacctgccaagaatggaaccggagccaaccattagcgctctcctcaaggctgtcacagccctcacagccacagttgggtccctacaggaccaaatccgcaaccaaggccaacagctcattgagctcaaagccatatgcaaggagaccgccgacttacttggcaacaaggatcaaggagccccccaagcccagcctggtccattgactgggcctgtcacccctcctacacactcaggaggggaaacccacactccaggaacggttaggcctggactcaaggccccctttaGACCATCCAGAGGGACTggctttgacttggaagaagaggaggaacccTGGCAagctcccaaaaaagagccttgcagcacgcctaggagcctcagctccctcaccccctttgacgcagggtccagcgtgaaaaggcccaagatggacctccccaaACCCTATAAAGGAGATACCAGGGGACGTAAGgccacccagtggctagatcAGATGCTGCtttgggtagccctccattGTGATcagtttgacaaggaggaacaaatggttgtgtggatcctataccacatgaccaaCAAGGCTGCCAATTGGGCACTCCCCATTATTgggacaatcatcaagggcaaggggaaccctcctaccaccatcccggccttaacggccaaattcaaagaggccTTTGCTGATCCCAACGCCAAGCAGGCTGctgccaggaaaattgcggcgctctcccaaaccaccacaaCCTCCAAGTACATCACGGAATTCTGCagtctcatggcggaattggACTGGAATGAGGAGACctacattgcgcagttcacgcagggcctccactggaaagtcaaggaattgctatcaaccaaggatagctTTCCCAACAAACTTGAAGCAATTTTTGCGGCTTCcataaaaattgacaacatacactgcaaaaatgaggagaaccacCCAAAGAAGGCGTCCGCCAAGTCCCCAGCCACTGTggccaccacttccaccaccaccactcaacgggttTGTTTATCAGAAGACCCTAACTACGTCACtccagaagaaagggaccgccgttGCGCATCAGGGCTATGCATGAAATGTGGCCAGAAGGGCCATGGGATCAagcaatgccccaatggttggaaggcaacccTCAAAGAGGTGGCTAAGGTAGCCAAGGAATCTGAATCAGGAAAAGACTGAAGTCAAAGACCGCTGCCAAGCCCTTGACTCCCAAAATGGACACTATAGATAGTTgcgttgaatttgtatcccttggccttgattcaaataaaaaaccattgTTATATATTGATCTACACGTCCAGAAATTCCCGGCAGAAGCTCTCAAAACCCTCATAGACTCCGGAGCCACTTCCAATTTCATATCCCCCTCTATTGTCAAgaaatataaaatcccaaaaacccaacttgaaaacccacaagttgtgagaatgttagatggtacaatctcTCAAACCAGTTgtatttggcaccaggttcatctcacagttttggccaatggccatacacACTCCATCCCTTTCTTAGTCTGCCCTATTGGGAACACACCcgccatacttggcatgacatggctcactcaggagtcacccctCATAGACTGGAACCTAGGCACTGTCACCTTCCCAGACCAAGTCCAGATagccttggaagaagaagcagatctCAACCCCCTTGCAGATTTACCTACGgaataccatgaatttgccaaggtgtttggagaagaggaatttaaggtccttcccccgcacagggaatatgatattGCCATTGACCTAATCCCTGACGCCAAACTCTCTCCTGGACCCATctacagcatgactgatgcagaatccaaggcgcttAAACTacatattgatgaggaattagcaacgggcaagatctgTCCCAgcacttcctcagcaggcgcccctgtcatgtttgttaagAAGGCGGATGGTTCTCTGAGACTTGTGGTAGACTATTGGAAGCTCAACAACGTTACCCATAAGAACGTCTACCCTCTTCCCAGGCAAGATGACTTAATGGCCAAACTTAGGAATGCAAAACTATTTACCAAGCTGGACCCACaatggggctacaacaacgtcaggattagagaaggagatgaatggaaaacagcgttcagaaccaaatatgggctattCAAATATCTGGTAATGCCgtttggccttaccaatgcccctgccgccttccagcatttcatgaatgacttgtttagggacctcattgacgtcacagtggttatatacttggatgatattttgatcttctcagaaaaacCTGAGGAACACCCATCTCATGTCAGGGAGGTTCTATCCTGGCTATTGAAGAAtcagctattctgtaaactatccaagtgccacttccatgtcaccacggtagattaccttggtattgtTATCTCCCCTgccggcttctccatggaccagaagaagattgaagcCGTTACAACGTGGCCTGCACCAAagacagtcaaacaggtccaggccttcctagggtttgtcaattacctcagACGCTTCATCCCAAATTTCAGCTTGGTAGCGTgccccctccacaacctcaccaagaaggaaaccccttggttgTGGGACATAACGGAAGAACAGGCATTCCAGGAACTTAAGGCACTGGTAACTAAGGCACCGGTACTCATCCACTCCAATCCAAATCTCCCCtattaccttgaaacagatgcatcaggggtagcaatgggggccatactcagtcaaagAGGGGCAGATAACCAATTGCATCCAATTGCCTATATGTCTAAATCCTTCTCAGGGGCCAAGacaaactatgacacccacaacaaggaacttctagccatcatcaaggccctggaggaatggcgtatattcttggaagcaacaggcaagccaatccaggtcttcacagatcacaggaacctggaatactggatgcaggctagGACCTTCAACCAGAGGCACGccagatggcgcatattcctgagcaatttcaattttgagatccattattgcccaggaaagcaatcaggaaaaccagacgccctttCCAGAAGATTGGATTACGTAGATGCTCCTACAGAACCAGAAATCATGCTGCCTTTGGAAGTTTTTGCaaacacgtcagaagaggaacttgaGATTGTCACAAATATTTGTGACAAACTCAGGGAAGATCCATTGCTAGAACCCATCATCAGGTTCCTCACGGAAGACGCAGACAACGCCCCTCCGTCTATTTGCAAAGCTTATAAagactatgattgggaagaggatttGCTATGGTACTGCGGAAAGCTAgtggtcccagactcagaagaCCTCAAGGATTGActcctcagggaattccatgattcCCCCCTGGTAGGCCACCCCAGACAACAACGGACCCTAGAACTACTAAGCTGTAActattggtggccaggaatgaagtcctctgcaaaagaatgggttgaatgttGCCCCATCTGCCAATCCAACCGTTGCGCCCACAAACCAGTGATAGCTttaaaacccttagaagtccccCCTTTCCCATTCCATACAATTTCCtacaacttcatcacaggttTTCCCAGATCAGATGGACATGACGCAATATTGGTAGTCATAGACTTGTTTTCAAAATTtgggcacttcatcccaactacCAAAAAGGTGTTGGCCAAGGGCCTAGCAAATCTCTTTGTTACCCATGTTTGGAAACTCCACAGCCTCCCGGTAAAAACTATATCAGATCAAGGGACCACGTTTACCGGAAAGTTCCTCAGGGCCTTGTACCAGCAATTGGGGATCCAACCATCCTTCTCTTTGGCCTACCACCCCAAGTCAGACAGACAAACCAAACAGGTTaaccaattcattgagttttACCTCCAATCTTATGTAGCAGCGGATCACTCAGATTGGGTAAAATGGTTACCCCTTGCAGagtatgcatacaacaacgccaagcaCGCTGCCACGGGTAAAACCCCATTCAAACTAGTCTATGGAAGGAACCCTGTGATGAGTCCGTTGACTGTGCcagccaacgtaccagaagcagaccttgtaGCTGATACCCTTGCACGGGAGTGGAAAGAAGCAGAGTTGGCGCTCAGAATGACCAAAGAACGCATGGCAGGGACAAAAGGGGTAATACCGGAATACTCTGTAGGCAAGAAGGTCTGGCTGGACGGAAAGAATGTGGAACTAAGAacaaattccaacaaacTAGACCCCAAACAACTGGGACCGTTCAAAGTCACAGAAAAGATTTCCAGTCATGCCTATTGTCTAAAATTACcggaaactctgaaaatccatgacgtgttctatgt
This window harbors:
- a CDS encoding Retrotransposable element Tf2 protein, with translation MKSSAKEWVECCPICQSNRCAHKPVIALKPLEVPPFPFHTISYNFITGFPRSDGHDAILVVIDLFSKFGHFIPTTKKVLAKGLANLFVTHVWKLHSLPVKTISDQGTTFTGKFLRALYQQLGIQPSFSLAYHPKSDRQTKQVNQFIEFYLQSYVAADHSDWVKWLPLAEYAYNNAKHAATGKTPFKLVYGRNPVMSPLTVPANVPEADLVADTLAREWKEAELALRMTKERMAGTKGVIPEYSVGKKVWLDGKNVELRTNSNKLDPKQLGPFKVTEKISSHAYCLKLPETLKIHDVFYVGLLSKAHESPSQPFPNQPPPETIEGEEEYEVEQIINSKRQQGKWFYLIKWKGYRPKDNSWEPKELLEHSQEEIQCFNKLQLKKACDSAKSL
- a CDS encoding Retrotransposable element Tf2 protein; amino-acid sequence: MDTIDSCVEFVSLGLDSNKKPLLYIDLHVQKFPAEALKTLIDSGATSNFISPSIVKKYKIPKTQLENPQVVRMLDGTISQTSCIWHQVHLTVLANGHTHSIPFLVCPIGNTPAILGMTWLTQESPLIDWNLGTVTFPDQVQIALEEEADLNPLADLPTEYHEFAKVFGEEEFKVLPPHREYDIAIDLIPDAKLSPGPIYSMTDAESKALKLHIDEELATGKICPSTSSAGAPVMFVKKADGSLRLVVDYWKLNNVTHKNVYPLPRQDDLMAKLRNAKLFTKLDPQWGYNNVRIREGDEWKTAFRTKYGLFKYLVMPFGLTNAPAAFQHFMNDLFRDLIDVTVVIYLDDILIFSEKPEEHPSHVREVLSWLLKNQLFCKLSKCHFHVTTVDYLGIVISPAGFSMDQKKIEAVTTWPAPKTVKQVQAFLGFVNYLRRFIPNFSLVACPLHNLTKKETPWLWDITEEQAFQELKALVTKAPVLIHSNPNLPYYLETDASGVAMGAILSQRGADNQLHPIAYMSKSFSGAKTNYDTHNKELLAIIKALEEWRIFLEATGKPIQVFTDHRNLEYWMQARTFNQRHARWRIFLSNFNFEIHYCPGKQSGKPDALSRRLDYVDAPTEPEIMLPLEVFANTSEEELEIVTNICDKLREDPLLEPIIRFLTEDADNAPPSICKAYKDYDWEEDLLWYCGKLVVPDSEDLKD
- a CDS encoding Copia protein, producing the protein MTDPSGANAGSTGSLHWIPPLQGANNYNVWHIQMEDILTNLDLYGHADRSKLKPNPKVEVAITGHKDNEGNRLPDLEVDSNNPLYASWIKADRKALSNIRLRVDRSVLTHIQGCTTATNAWSTLEATFQVKGTVGLIDLQRQFFSHWMTDGEDIEEHIQQMRGWYQQIYSITGIRLRNW
- a CDS encoding Retrotransposon-derived protein PEG10, which translates into the protein MEPEPTISALLKAVTALTATVGSLQDQIRNQGQQLIELKAICKETADLLGNKDQGAPQAQPGPLTGPVTPPTHSGGETHTPGTVRPGLKAPFRPSRGTGFDLEEEEEPWQAPKKEPCSTPRSLSSLTPFDAGSSVKRPKMDLPKPYKGDTRGRKATQWLDQMLLWVALHCDQFDKEEQMVVWILYHMTNKAANWALPIIGTIIKGKGNPPTTIPALTAKFKEAFADPNAKQAAARKIAALSQTTTTSKYITEFCSLMAELDWNEETYIAQFTQGLHWKVKELLSTKDSFPNKLEAIFAASIKIDNIHCKNEENHPKKASAKSPATVATTSTTTTQRVCLSEDPNYVTPEERDRRCASGLCMKCGQKGHGIKQCPNGWKATLKEVAKVAKESESGKD
- a CDS encoding Transposon Ty3-I Gag-Pol polyprotein, with product MAKDVEKFCAACMSCASSKKLTQKPYGLLKPLLVPKYPWAQIGVDFLGPLTESATLLGKFNMVCVVINHLTCMAHLIPTRLDYTARNMAKVFHANIFRLHGVPKIIISNRDKLFTLIFWKTLYELLGTKLRLLLVFHPQTDGQTKRLIRTILALIRVCINPVLRDWATKLPSIEFAVNSARLETTGFSPFALNYGQTPHPILVPTNTDMYRVRNAARNIKYALMIAHNAIIGLQISQMVKANRHRRPSPFKTNNLVYVSTKNMRVPLGKPHKLLAQWIGPVRIDGVVKEGATYHVELPNNLKQRGMKPIFHALLLKPHVPYEDCCFPGRNYKQIASLEANDDEWVVERIGGHCSKGNNAMFEIVWQLGDCTWESYHMVRHLEALRQYFEALGISRTKELLWKEDREVLYDELSNSGSETLKCASVGVLKEAIWEPQPVISTIPHCLRLDPLLSHLTLSTKCTTAGKDAAVATKNGGGMHHQRTTQGPTNKLMQVYYGCSTRWPRPASKPLGQETPHPPIGEGKDSLGGQTWPGPCMLGEVRWSCTKVLLASVPMGHCVHNQESRLTKGHLQEDALNSNALNLMLGIAANHLPEARQPPGPAMDPPYKEEVPQPSMDKERKQEENKRVPNPVPTTLLDPVKRGPANHPRRPATEPTQAGTVGLQVNKLARKVLQAILLVKNVISVTTTLSKHVKRTHQRVIDREWDIMEDMSRIAL